In one window of Poriferisphaera corsica DNA:
- a CDS encoding MBL fold metallo-hydrolase → MSISITFLGTGTSAGIPMIACDCSVCTSTDPRDHRSRPSILITYDSPDSAHPIQYIVDTAPELRQQCIRENLTRIDGVLYTHAHADHILGLDDLRRFNAAMDAPITIYAESTVLEQLHRIFQYVFESHRNINKSFVANLISQPIETYEPLNLQGTTWTPLRLMHGRLPIHGFRIDHQSHSIAYCTDVSTIPPETYPYLYDLDILVIDALRYRHHPTHLTVNQALEIIDRVKPKQAYFTHITHDIQHADLEPQLPENVYLAYDGFTLSLD, encoded by the coding sequence ATGTCCATCTCCATCACCTTCCTCGGCACAGGCACCTCCGCTGGCATCCCCATGATCGCCTGCGACTGCTCCGTCTGCACCTCAACCGATCCACGCGACCACCGCTCGCGTCCCTCAATTCTCATCACCTACGATTCACCAGACTCCGCACACCCTATTCAATATATCGTCGATACAGCACCCGAACTTCGCCAACAATGCATACGTGAAAACCTCACCCGCATAGATGGCGTCCTCTACACCCACGCCCACGCCGACCACATCCTCGGCCTCGACGACCTCCGACGATTCAATGCCGCCATGGACGCCCCCATCACCATCTACGCCGAATCCACCGTCCTAGAACAACTCCACCGCATCTTCCAATACGTCTTCGAATCACACCGCAACATCAACAAATCCTTCGTCGCCAACCTCATCTCACAGCCTATCGAAACCTACGAACCTCTCAACCTTCAAGGCACAACCTGGACACCCCTTCGTCTCATGCACGGCCGCCTCCCAATCCACGGCTTCCGCATCGATCATCAATCCCACTCAATCGCCTACTGCACCGATGTCTCCACCATCCCCCCCGAAACTTACCCCTACCTCTACGACCTCGACATCCTCGTCATTGATGCACTACGTTATCGCCACCACCCCACTCACCTCACCGTCAACCAAGCCCTCGAAATCATCGACCGCGTCAAACCCAAACAAGCCTATTTCACCCACATCACCCACGACATCCAACACGCCGACCTCGAACCCCAGCTCCCCGAAAACGTCTACCTCGCCTACGATGGCTTCACTCTATCACTTGATTAG
- a CDS encoding TlpA family protein disulfide reductase, with protein MFNRESIVWWGAFLSLIVMMMISVSDAQEGDRNESSEAREARLLEETREALVGKQRPRLDVTGWMNGEVSDADMNGKFTVVQFWATWCSDSIGSIEGNNEFYERYKGWGVLFVGVCSSDKGQDKMGEKVAEFGIKYPVARDEQLASMKAWTIGWWPTYVLIDPEGVVLSVSGNIADIENVLNQIGRFAE; from the coding sequence ATGTTTAACCGCGAAAGTATTGTGTGGTGGGGAGCGTTTTTGTCATTGATTGTGATGATGATGATTTCGGTCAGTGATGCTCAGGAGGGTGATCGTAATGAAAGCAGTGAAGCTCGTGAGGCAAGGCTGCTTGAAGAAACGCGTGAGGCGTTGGTAGGCAAGCAGCGGCCGAGGCTTGATGTGACGGGTTGGATGAATGGTGAGGTGAGCGACGCGGATATGAACGGGAAGTTTACGGTGGTGCAGTTTTGGGCGACATGGTGTTCGGACAGTATTGGTTCGATTGAGGGGAATAACGAGTTTTACGAGCGGTATAAGGGTTGGGGTGTGCTGTTTGTCGGTGTTTGTAGTTCGGATAAGGGACAGGACAAGATGGGTGAAAAAGTTGCGGAATTTGGGATCAAGTACCCGGTGGCGAGAGATGAACAATTGGCATCGATGAAGGCGTGGACGATTGGCTGGTGGCCGACGTATGTGCTCATTGATCCAGAAGGTGTCGTGCTGTCAGTGAGTGGGAACATTGCGGATATTGAGAATGTGTTGAATCAGATAGGGCGATTTGCTGAATGA
- a CDS encoding S41 family peptidase, producing the protein MNNTKIAIRLAVIAVIALTLITMTELRARTTYSLDKIGLLATVRHNLISQYVEEPDQELMIENAVRGMISALEDPYTSFVSKSELESFESQITGNFSGIGAEVDIKDRRLRIVSPLEDSPAWKSGILAGDVVLAIEGEDTIDIKLNEAVSKLKGPAGTDVTITVRHTTGEEKDITITRGKINIQTVRGFQRQEDHSYDFMLDDVNKIGYIRVTQFNGKTANDLKNAIEELKSADLQGLILDLRFDPGGLLTAAVTISDYFLPEGQRIVSTKGRVVPEVVHTATDKGTLISADIPLVVIANESSASASEIVTGALSDNERALFVGTRTFGKGSVQEIRELTTGAETAGLLKFTNAYYYLPNGRNIHKREGKDTWGVDPSPGAYVRMTPKQIEEMIKVRRESDILRQTDGQNIEQAISPEWINDTLKDPQLASSLQAVLGKLDTGEWPTVGSTNPEILVLETKRDNLNRRRSLLADTLTEIDKKIEEVEAEINGEPIIEPAEQTASIDPTNPETEAAIPTPTAELAQ; encoded by the coding sequence ATGAACAACACCAAAATCGCTATCAGACTCGCCGTGATCGCTGTCATTGCTTTAACGCTGATCACGATGACCGAATTGCGTGCTCGCACAACTTACTCGCTCGACAAGATCGGCCTCCTCGCCACCGTGCGACATAACCTGATCAGCCAGTACGTCGAAGAGCCCGACCAAGAACTCATGATCGAGAACGCGGTACGTGGCATGATCTCCGCACTTGAAGATCCGTACACATCATTTGTCTCCAAATCTGAACTCGAATCATTCGAATCTCAGATCACAGGCAACTTTTCCGGTATCGGGGCTGAAGTCGACATCAAAGACCGCCGCTTGCGAATCGTATCACCACTTGAAGATTCGCCGGCTTGGAAGTCGGGCATCCTCGCTGGCGATGTCGTGTTGGCAATTGAAGGCGAAGACACAATCGACATCAAACTCAATGAAGCTGTCTCAAAACTCAAAGGTCCAGCGGGTACCGATGTCACGATTACCGTTCGCCATACGACTGGTGAAGAAAAAGACATTACCATCACCCGCGGCAAAATCAACATCCAAACCGTTCGTGGTTTCCAACGACAAGAAGACCACTCATACGATTTCATGCTGGATGATGTCAACAAAATTGGTTACATCCGCGTCACGCAATTCAACGGCAAAACCGCAAACGATCTCAAAAATGCGATCGAAGAACTCAAATCAGCCGATTTGCAAGGGCTAATCCTCGACCTGCGTTTTGATCCAGGTGGTTTACTAACCGCAGCGGTAACGATCTCCGATTACTTCCTTCCCGAAGGCCAGCGTATCGTTTCCACCAAGGGCCGTGTTGTGCCTGAAGTCGTACACACAGCAACCGACAAAGGCACGCTCATTTCGGCCGACATCCCATTGGTGGTGATCGCGAACGAATCATCAGCATCTGCATCCGAAATCGTTACCGGCGCACTTTCCGACAACGAACGTGCTCTCTTCGTGGGAACGCGTACCTTCGGCAAAGGCTCGGTTCAGGAAATCCGAGAGCTGACCACAGGAGCAGAAACCGCGGGCCTTCTCAAGTTCACAAATGCTTATTATTACCTCCCCAATGGCCGCAACATTCACAAACGTGAAGGCAAAGACACATGGGGCGTCGATCCTTCACCCGGCGCCTATGTACGCATGACACCGAAACAAATTGAGGAAATGATCAAGGTTCGCCGTGAGTCAGACATCCTGCGTCAAACCGATGGCCAGAATATTGAACAGGCAATCTCTCCAGAATGGATCAATGATACACTCAAAGATCCACAACTCGCCTCATCTTTGCAGGCGGTTCTCGGCAAGCTTGATACCGGTGAATGGCCAACCGTTGGCTCAACCAATCCGGAGATCCTTGTCCTTGAAACCAAGCGTGACAATCTCAACCGCCGCCGATCATTGCTCGCAGATACACTGACCGAAATCGACAAAAAGATTGAAGAAGTCGAAGCTGAAATTAATGGCGAGCCGATCATTGAACCTGCTGAACAAACAGCATCAATAGATCCAACCAACCCCGAAACCGAGGCCGCCATTCCCACGCCAACGGCTGAATTGGCCCAGTAA
- the tsaD gene encoding tRNA (adenosine(37)-N6)-threonylcarbamoyltransferase complex transferase subunit TsaD, whose translation MTLILGIESSCDETAASIVKDGRVVLSNIVASQHELHERYRGVVPEIASRAHLENILPVIQQSLHDANLTLNDINAIAVGNRPGLIGSLIVGVSAAKALAWSSNKPLIDIDHVQAHLYAASLVESNDQLTSQPEPQFPALGLVVSGGHTTLYQMNSPLEIQPIGRTIDDAIGEAYDKAAVILKLGYPGGPLIDKIAAQGDPTAYDLPRSMLKPGSLDFSFSGLKTALLYAVRGKPVGKGKNAIFKRDVEDLSNQQIVDLAASFQAAAIDAVIRKLKRAVNAIRSQTPELAPKSLVIGGGVSANSHLRERVKDFAKRYQLHLDIPAFAFTQDNAAMIAGLAHIHYHNNSFADLSLPAIATSKNL comes from the coding sequence ATGACACTCATCCTCGGCATCGAATCTTCTTGTGACGAAACCGCCGCTTCCATCGTTAAAGATGGCCGCGTTGTGCTTTCCAACATCGTCGCATCCCAACATGAACTCCATGAACGCTATCGTGGTGTTGTGCCTGAAATCGCCTCGCGCGCTCACCTCGAAAATATCCTCCCGGTAATACAGCAGTCTCTTCATGATGCCAACCTTACGCTCAACGACATCAACGCGATTGCCGTCGGCAACCGCCCCGGCCTAATCGGCTCGCTCATCGTCGGCGTTTCTGCAGCCAAAGCGCTCGCATGGTCGTCCAACAAACCGCTCATCGACATCGACCACGTCCAAGCCCATCTATATGCAGCGTCTTTAGTCGAATCCAATGATCAACTGACCTCGCAACCCGAACCACAATTCCCCGCACTCGGCCTCGTTGTTTCTGGTGGGCACACAACGCTCTACCAAATGAACTCACCGCTTGAGATCCAGCCAATCGGACGCACGATAGATGATGCGATCGGTGAAGCCTACGACAAAGCAGCTGTTATCCTAAAACTCGGTTATCCCGGCGGGCCACTCATCGACAAAATCGCTGCCCAAGGCGATCCCACAGCCTACGATCTGCCACGTTCCATGCTCAAACCCGGCTCACTGGACTTCTCATTTTCAGGTCTCAAAACCGCCCTCCTCTACGCTGTCCGTGGTAAGCCTGTTGGCAAAGGTAAAAATGCAATTTTCAAAAGAGATGTCGAAGATTTATCTAATCAACAAATAGTCGATCTTGCCGCTTCATTCCAAGCTGCTGCCATTGATGCTGTGATCCGCAAGCTCAAACGTGCGGTTAATGCAATCCGCAGCCAAACCCCAGAGCTCGCTCCAAAAAGCCTCGTCATTGGTGGCGGCGTCTCCGCTAACTCACACCTACGTGAGCGAGTCAAAGATTTCGCGAAACGATATCAACTACATCTCGACATCCCCGCATTCGCATTCACACAAGATAACGCTGCCATGATCGCGGGCCTCGCCCACATACACTACCACAACAACAGCTTTGCAGATCTCTCTCTTCCTGCAATCGCCACATCTAAAAACCTCTAA